Proteins from a genomic interval of Quercus lobata isolate SW786 chromosome 11, ValleyOak3.0 Primary Assembly, whole genome shotgun sequence:
- the LOC115967831 gene encoding calmodulin-binding transcription activator 3-like gives MAESRRYVLGNQLDIEQILIEAQSRWLRPAEICEILRNYKNFRIAPEPANMPPNGSLFLFDRKVLRYFRKDGHNWRKKKDGKTVKEAHERLKAGSIDVLHCYYAHGEDNENFQRRSYWLLEEELSHIVLVHYREVKGNRASCNRIKETEEAVPYSQETEPNSEIDSSGSSCFHPNNNQITSQNTDTTSLNSSAQASEYEDAESACNYQTSSGFHSLFELQQPMVEKINAELTDPYFPGPISDDYQGKFSTISGVDFASLTQADKAKDGNNAALKILDFPLWEDVLGNNTSGTQAVTFEPSFLETKPDTTGVLSKQENPILGQHFTSNLGEKREIGSHSQAQKEWQASEGKWHLDQNVHAESVYGVTSRFNEQDGNWVKLLNSREPFLPKTDKLENDPIQSNLQVQLSDADHGYYLKSNPEINMALEGKPNSSFTIKKTQLDGSLREENLKKLDSFNRWMSKELGDVNESHTQSSSEVYWDTVESENRADESNISPQVHLDNYTLGPSLSQDQLFSIIDFSPNWAYEGSKVKVLITGRFLKSQQEIENCKWSCMFGEVEVPAEVIADGVIRCHTPVHKAARVPFYVTCSNRVACSEVREFEYRVSLIKDVDIIDYSDNTNDELLMRFKNFLSLTSAGPLSTDSVIGSEKSQVSSKISSLLEGDNDEWDQMLKLASEKDFSPEKVQDKLLEKLLKEKLHVWLLQKAAEDGKGPSVVDEDGQGVLHFAAALGYDWALEPTIIAGVSVNFRDVNGWTALHWAAFCGRERTVASLVSLGAAPGALTDPSPKYPSGRTAADLASANGHKGIAGYLAESHLSTHLSSLKLDTGEGDAAEISGAKAVQKVSERSATPVSDGDLPYGLSLKDSLAAVCNATQTFARIYQVFRVESFNKKQLKEYGDDTFGMSDEQALSLLALKTNKSRLHDLPVHAAAVRIQNKFRSWKGRREFLIIRQRIVKIQAHVRGHQVRKNYKKFTWSVGIIEKIILRWRRKGSGLRGFKSEALTEGHRMQDKSSEDDYDFLKEGRKQTEQRLQKALARVKSMAQYPDARDQYRRLLNVVTDIQGSKVVGDGVPSSSEETADYNDEMIDFEAFLEDDTYMPSA, from the exons ATGGCGGAAAGCAGGCGCTACGTTCTTGGAAACCAACtag ATATTGAGCAAATACTCATAGAAGCACAAAGTCGATGGCTACGTCCAGCAGAAATTTGTGAAATTCTTCGAAACTATAAGAACTTTCGTATTGCTCCAGAACCTGCGAACATGCCACCAA ATggttcactttttcttttcgaTCGGAAGGTTCTGAGATACTTCAGAAAAGATGGCCATAATTGGAGGAAGAAAAAGGATGGAAAGACAGTAAAGGAAGCTCATGAGAGGCTCAAG GCTGGAAGCATTGATGTGTTGCACTGCTACTATGCCCATGGAGAAgacaatgaaaattttcaaagacGCAGTTATTGGTTACTCGAAGA GGAGCTCTCACACATAGTGCTTGTCCACTATCGGGAAGTAAAg GGAAATAGGGCAAGTTGTAACCGCATTAAAGAGACTGAAGAAGCTGTTCCCTATTCCCAAGAAACTGAACCCAATTCTGAGATAGATAGCTCTGGGTCCTCTTGCTTTCATCCGAATAATAACCAAATAACTTCACAAAATACAGATACAACAAGCCTCAACAGTAGTGCTCAGGCATCAGAATATGAGGATGCTGAATCAG CCTGCAATTACCAAACAAGTTCTGGATTCCATTCTCTCTTTGAATTACAACAGCCCATGGTGGAGAAGATTAATGCCGAACTCACTGATCCTTATTTTCCTGGACCAATTTCAG ATGATTATCAAGGAAAATTTTCAACCATATCAGGAGTGGATTTTGCTTCACTTACTCAAGCAGATAAGGCGAAAGACGGCAACAATGCTGCACTAAAAATCCTTGATTTTCCATTGTGGGAGGATGTCTTGGGAAATAATACTTCTGGCACTCAAGCTGTGACTTTTGAGCCATCATTTTTGGAAACAAAACCTGATACCACTGGAGTCCTTTCTAAACAAGAAAACCCAATACTGGGGCAGCATTTCACTAGCAACTTAGGTGAGAAGCGGGAGATTGGAAGTCACTCTCAGGCCCAAAAAGAATGGCAG GCTTCTGAAGGCAAATGGCACTTGGATCAGAATGTGCATGCAGAATCAGTGTATGGTGTCACTTCTAGGTTTAATGAACAAGATGGTAATTGGGTCAAACTACTCAATTCTCGGGAGCCTTTCCTTCCAAAGACTGATAAGCTAGAAAATGATCCTATTCAAAGTAACCTTCAAGTACAGCTTTCAGATGCAGATCATGGATATTATCTGAAATCAAATCCAGAGATCAATATGGCCCTAGAGGGAAAACCCAACTCCTCTTTCACTATAAAGAAAACTCAGTTAGATGGCTCTCTAAGGGAAGAAAATCTGAAGAAGCTTGACAGTTTCAACCGATGGATGAGCAAGGAACTTGGAGACGTAAATGAGTCACATACGCAGTCCAGTTCTGAGGTCTATTGGGATACTGTTGAAAGTGAAAATAGGGCTGATGAGTCCAATATTTCTCCTCAAGTGCACTTGGATAACTATACTCTTGGTCCCTCTCTATCCCAGGACCAGCTTTTCAGTATTATTGATTTCTCACCAAATTGGGCATACGAGGGCTCAAAAGTTAAG GTCCTGATTACTGGAAGGTTCTTGAAGAGTCaacaagaaatagaaaattgCAAGTGGTCCTGTATGTTTGGGGAAGTGGAAGTTCCAGCTGAGGTTATAGCAGACGGTGTTATACGATGTCATACTCCAGTACATAAGGCTGCAAGGGTTCCTTTTTATGTGACTTGTTCCAATAGGGTAGCGTGTAGTGAAGTGCGAGAATTTGAGTACCGAGTCAGCCTTATTAAAGATGTGGATATTATAGATTATAGTGACAACACAAATGATGAACTTCTTATGcgatttaaaaattttttgtctttgaCCTCTGCCGGCCCTCTGTCTACTGATTCTGTCATTGGAAGTGAGAAATCCCAAGTAAGCAGTAAAATCAGTTCATTGCTAGAAGGGGACAATGATGAATGGGATCAAATGTTAAAGCTTGCTTCTGAGAAGGATTTCTCTCCTGAAAAAGTACAGGACAAGCTTCTTGAAAAGCTACTGAAAGAGAAGTTGCATGTATGGCTCCTGCAGAAAGCAGCAGAAGATGGAAAAGGCCCTTCTGTTGTAGATGAGGATGGCCAAGGTGTACTGCATTTTGCAGCTGCTCTTGGCTATGATTGGGCCCTAGAACCAACAATTATTGCAGGTGTTAGTGTCAATTTCCGTGATGTGAATGGATGGACTGCACTTCATTGGGCGGCATTTTGTGGCAG AGAGCGAACGGTTGCTTCCCTTGTCTCTCTTGGTGCGGCTCCTGGTGCATTAACTGATCCAAGTCCCAAATATCCTTCAGGCAGAACAGCTGCTGACCTAGCTTCTGCCAATGGACACAAAGGAATTGCTGGTTATCTTGCAGAATCTCATCTGAGTACCCACCTTTCATCTCTTAAGTTGGACACCGGGGAAGGTGATGCGGCAGAGATTTCTGGGGCTAAAGCAGTGCAAAAAGTTTCAGAACGAAGTGCAACTCCAGTCAGTGATGGGGATTTACCATATGGATTATCATTGAAGGATTCACTAGCTGCTGTCTGTAATGCCACCCAAACTTTTGCTCGTATTTATCAAGTTTTCAGGGTGGAGTCCTTTAATAAAAAGCAGTTAAAAGAGTATGGTGATGATACATTTGGAATGTCAGATGAACAAGCTCTTTCACTTCTTGCTCTTAAGACAAACAAATCAAGACTACATGATCTGCCTGTGCATGCTGCTGCAGTACGGATCCAAAATAAGTTCCGCAGCTGGAAGGGTAGAAGAGAATTTTTGATAATCAGGCAGCGAATTGTTAAAATTCAG GCCCATGTAAGAGGCCACCAGGTCAGGAAGAACTATAAAAAGTTTACCTGGTCGGTGGGAATTATAGAGAAGATTATTTTGCGTTGGAGACGAAAAGGAAGTGGTTTGCGTGGATTT